The Geminocystis sp. NIES-3708 genomic sequence TGCCTACGCTGATGATTTTAGTTACACTGATCCTATTGATGGTAGTGTGACTGAAAATCAGGGTATTCGCATTATTTTTACCGACAATTCGAGGATTATCATTCGCCTCTCAGGCACAGGGACTAAAGGTGCTACTTTAAGAATATATCTCGAAAGTTATGAGCCTGATGTCACTAAACATGATTTAGATACTCAAGAAGCCTTAAAAGATTTAATTAATATCACCGAAGAAATCGTTCAAATTAAGAAGTTTACTAACAGGGATATACCCACTGTAATCACTTAAATAATTAATAATTAATAATGAAGGAAAAATGAAATAACTGCTTAAATTACTTAATTCCTTAATTGTTTTTACCATTTACTATAAGGATTTTTAGCTAAATTAGAATTATAATAACGTCTATCGTGGGTTACTTCTTCAGTTACCCATGATGGTAAAATTACTTTTTGATTTTCATTTTTTAACTCCACTTCTGCTAAAGTTAAACCTTGATTTTCTCCTAAAAAATTATCTATTTCCCATGTTAATTCACCTATTTTTTGTTTAAATCTAATCTTCTCAATTAACGGGCGATCGCATAATGTATCTAACATTTCTCCAGCATCATCTAAAGGTATTTCATATTCAAATTCTGAGCGTACACTACCTTTAGTTTTTCCCTTTAAAGTCAAATAACCTTTATTTCCAGCGATTCTAACTCTAACAGTATTACCGTTATGGGTGTAAATATAACCTTGGCGATATAAAATACCATTATCTGAAGGTTGCCAAAGAGTATGATTAACTAAAAATTTACGTTCAATTTCTAAACCCATAATTAAAAATTTCCTTGCCAAAAAATACTATTTTACGTTAAGATGATAAAGTATAAAAAAATGGCGGCGTAGCCAAGTGGTAAGGCAAGGGTCTGCAAAACCTTCATCCCCCAGTTCGAATCTGGGCGTCGCCTTTTAAAATTGTATAGTAAATAATTGTTTATTATCTACGATAATTTACTGTAATGCAAAAGTACTTCTCAAAGAAAAATTGATTCTAAAAATTTGAACTACTTAAAAGTATCAACAATTTTCACAATTTCTGTTGCTAAATCAAAATCTTTTTGAGTGATTCCTCCTGCGTCATGGGTCGTTAGATGAATAGTGACTTTATTATAGGATATTTCAAGATCTGGATGATGTCCAGCTTTTTCTGCAGGTATAACTAAGCGATTAACAAATTCTACAGCTTGAATAAAATCTTTAAATTTATAGGTTTTAGTTATA encodes the following:
- a CDS encoding CYTH domain-containing protein; this encodes MGLEIERKFLVNHTLWQPSDNGILYRQGYIYTHNGNTVRVRIAGNKGYLTLKGKTKGSVRSEFEYEIPLDDAGEMLDTLCDRPLIEKIRFKQKIGELTWEIDNFLGENQGLTLAEVELKNENQKVILPSWVTEEVTHDRRYYNSNLAKNPYSKW
- a CDS encoding 4a-hydroxytetrahydrobiopterin dehydratase is translated as MVLNELEIRQKLANLPDWMTNGQAITKTYKFKDFIQAVEFVNRLVIPAEKAGHHPDLEISYNKVTIHLTTHDAGGITQKDFDLATEIVKIVDTFK